One window of the Pararge aegeria chromosome 22, ilParAegt1.1, whole genome shotgun sequence genome contains the following:
- the LOC120633601 gene encoding uncharacterized protein LOC120633601 isoform X1: MENKKNVTATQQPLTQQHLMAHHVHPDQIYTPQQSQLPAHINNQSAQIQPNGVMHQLLQSQYQSNMNARSPLLENRHEIYGTGHNHDYARHYGANDNYNYPQSPPRLERTEIHTDHNVNHELLHNMPKGYNAEVYQDYLKRNPPKDSNQIYQNHQPNVNQYRLNVNQYGAKPYLPYSNRIGPQSNTELLRKQYNEIQQMKMQHQMHYQNQAQMHQQQKFAERQLLLQQIHGVQPPPNLQNSIYSDSSYRDLDRYSSKNDFKEYSSTDLSKDLDRYAKNNEYKDLQNRQYHETHWQSNQSDFRDLDRQRQEQDKVISSSPPSDYNNQRNADMISPMKSSESSTPSIKSPSSDSRRSSSGTQALRSPSAQRIPSAPVTLSGMLYKQGSDGLKVWRKRWFVLSEYCLFYYKSQDEEKLLGSVLLPSYKVSACTAEDKVMRKFAFKLEHANMRTYVLAALDQEAMMKWVKALTLAALMQTSNEQQQKQNDRAAAKTEDGDEAGPTYANAPPKPRRANDGYNSPSPDMYDPNYDLLKKPASHYSQATSHTRYQDTTYSTKQEIYTSSPQSPPMQIPYQTNRPYDMQQLSLPLTKTAFDDPNKTPNTPSMNKSNPQSPYFENRSRNQQQKTQEDKIENLYEKKSSYNPFLQDYEGRVEQNVKSDERNRAGLESNKTLIYNESYPESRTSSKTYVDSNLYGQEVYGDVNIKASKTSTMNERLAERRTPDAYGRSTAMSAYNTEKIGDYEDIYAAYGNETGKTYAKSPNPSQSRDTISLSSHKSPQDQPTNSVPEKTFSGPSVLRRKKMQASGIQPPMPRPHSADFLEYESKNEAFYKVTPACNTLEPSKQPPRPKSSLDINSYYDPSSDKYYSEESYAQKMRQSAQYLQQQGLRPKNIQIPLEKYASGLAEKQLHSPYTPPHNNNYETEFSNNRIIRDNVSYNSKYSDIEGLHSNWTLKEKDLENQKDYLNRSGSVMSDGSHISAYVKDAGKFDPGIEGFMRSASARLPSSVEREGEKKVQQREESMKRLLEWKQRMLQSPLTRKSTPAAISLTRSLNQSRQSLRSDQYKPKTYKNASYNSYSSDDEEETPGTDLQNTSDKQAGRSHKVNNASPSFTRLISPHALSSPSLAEHNPTKDTEISKSTENVYENIFCAISIPNVVNDIIDNSTYDKNISCVFSSQSSKVVENQDGLSNEIEEDGYETQNSEAESETQIEYTDNDLDEVLLASDNEIENQGGSNEGKLNMENIKMDEIETDMPLEALSVRTLGEDHYLPMSPRKMSAIEPAHKTILENLSVFDHTMPVTYEDNPYVEMNLGIEEDDMQTYEIVCVNNGKAEPVYMELNHVMSEETTPEDKKVDCIDTASNFADTKEQTLKRISKADKNTKEKAEKSDLEDENSKDVSLDTPFSRFSISDNFRPASYYLSGSRTILDRQDSSDSDILPPPPIPTSPPPFDNNILDEELSKYILDKLDKSDLAQDNSIIKMLTSENQNLNKMKRKTTSLMIYGSRTSIHDTLTRGEKVRSSRASLTQERNKVNDTPNSVLNTSIIEQNVIHCNETDSLRSYNADKGSSRLSVESDTSSRFEMAPSNISSEITSLVGSDSMVELRHPYEAYSFETVMKRRPLSDDSIFELTESENVDPHTNSYNSNFEEYLETLETSRAEVNIKNNNTNTSILPAATSSPFINKNNSLEHIQNRHMRSSSNSDNQNVIMHSDEDRNNTVNTFKYNNHAFDYLGSQSSCSSTGLPTSPLSFYSKSFNRDTLKKKNLNSDIMADKIKEFESEKQNFRHSIETPVSSTTTGFHSRESSAEHSAPYYYSDLSSQEHINVLPLSHYLKNTNIHRKLNNQRRRGPMHRKNEISHIHNPIRDNDVLISSQPFDLATSSRSVSVEFLSVVEKTPDIDLKNIYESTNIKTSKIPESMNLISSLGCKKSPKNKNCDQSTFLEGNNLSHNGIHGSPSLKVSSGSMSSHCSGNSSNTVYYDAETETSAYENVLYQGEKHWDEDILWRDNLRRVSHRHARSMDDLDTMPVERTIANGSFGNASALNSIKRVKKNIHERSIKSVTYVNCDIQGQIQRNQDCNTLKKIKQGLNEEKNENDVYVSLVQESEIVNEQCDEGAYEQLTLGSPENLLAVQDLACNSQINQVTNRRKFEIDRENLRQWDLMSSGLMKSEVRRVRSVVAGLGTSAPLCNMEADSASNEGIL, from the exons ATggagaacaaaaaaaatgtcaCAGCAACCCAACAACCTCTCACACAACAGCATCTCATGGCGCATCATGTCCACCCCGACCAAATATACACTCCGCAACAATCACAGTTACCTGCACACATAAACAACCAGTCTGCGCAAATTCAGCCGAATGGCGTCATGCATCAGTTATTGCAAAGTCAATATCAATCGAACATGAACGCACGATCGCCGCTCCTAGAGAACAGGCACGAAATATATGGCACCGGACATAATCACGATTATGCGAGACATTACGGAGCTAACGACAATTATAATTATCCACAATCACCACCTCGGCTCGAAAGAACAGAAATCCATACAGATCACAATGTAAATCACGAATTACTGCATAATATGCCTAAAGGATACAACGCAGAAGTGTATCAAGACTATTTAAAACGTAACCCACCGAAAGATAGTAACCAAATATATCAAAACCATCAACCTAATGTAAATCAATATAGACTTAATGTTAATCAGTACGGCGCGAAGCCGTATCTACCTTATTCAAATAGAATAGGGCCCCAAAGTAACACTGAGTTATTAAGAAAACAATACAATGAAATTCAACAAATGAAAATGCAGCATCAAATGCATTACCAAAATCAGGCGCAAATGCATCAACAGCAAAAATTTGCGGAACGGCAACTGCTACTGCAACAAATTCATGGTGTTCAACCACCTCCCAACTTACAAAATAGTATATACTCAGACAGTTCTTACAGAGATTTAGATCGATATAGTagtaaaaatgattttaagGAGTACAGCAGCACGGACTTGTCAAAAGACCTAGACAGGTACGCTAAGAATAATGAATATAAGGATCTACAGAATAGACAATATCACGAGACTCATTGGCAATCAAATCAAAGTGATTTCCGAGACTTAGATAGGCAAAGACAAGAACAAGATAAAGTAATAAGTAGTTCTCCACCGTCAGACTATAACAACCAAAGGAATGCCGATATGATTTCACCTATGAAATCAAGTGAGTCTAGTACGCCTAGTATAAAGTCACCTTCGTCGGACAGTCGCCGCAGTAGTAGTGGCACGCAGGCGTTACGATCTCCATCTGCCCAACGTATACCTTCAGCTCCCGTCACTTTATCTGGAATGCTTTACAAACAAGGCTCGGATGGTCTTAAGGTTTGGCGCAAGAGGTGGTTCGTTTTATCGGAATACtgtttattctactacaaaa gcCAAGATGAAGAAAAACTCCTAGGATCCGTCCTATTGCCTTCATACAAAGTCTCGGCGTGTACGGCAGAGGATAAAGTGATGCGGAAGTTTGCTTTTAAACTGGAACATGCAAATATGAGAACATACGTGTTAGCTGCGTTAGATCAGGAAGCTATGATGAAATGGGTGAAGGCGCTCACATTGGCAGCCCTTATGCAAACATCCAA TGAGcagcaacaaaaacaaaatgatcGGGCAGCTGCAAAAACAGAG GATGGCGATGAGGCAGGCCCTACGTACGCAAATGCTCCACCTAAACCAAGGCGAGCCAACGATGGCTATAATTCACCCAGCCCTGACAT GTATGATCCAAATTATGATCTACTCAAAAAACCTGCATCACACTACAGTCAAGCCACTAGTCACACTCGATATCAAGACACAACCTACAGCACAAAACAGGAGATTTACACAAGCAGCCCGCAATCACCACCCATGCAAATACCGTACCAAACGAACAGACCTTACGACATGCAGCAACTTTCTCTACCTTTAACAAAAACAGCTTTCGATGATCCTAATAAAACTCCAAACACTCCATCTATGAATAAATCTAATCCTCAATCCCCTTATTTTGAAAATAGGTCTAGAAATCAGCAGCAGAAAACGCAAGAAGACAAAATTGAAAACTTATACGAAAAAAAATCCAGTTACAATCCCTTTCTGCAAGATTATGAAGGCAGAGTTGAACAGAATGTGAAAAGTGATGAAAGAAATAGAGCTGGCCTAGaatcaaataaaacattgatttataaCGAAAGTTACCCTGAATCTAGAACCAGCTCAAAAACATACGTTGATTCAAATTTATATGGGCAAGAGGTGTATGGTGATGTAAATATAAAAGCTAGTAAAACGAGTACAATGAATGAACGACTGGCTGAAAGACGGACTCCTGATGCCTATGGCAGATCAACAGCTATGTCAGCATACAATACTGAAAAAATTGGAGACTATGAAGATATTTATGCAGCATATGGAAATGAAACCGGTAAAACATACGCTAAATCACCAAATCCATCGCAATCCCGAGACACGATTAGTTTATCTAGCCACAAATCACCGCAAGATCAACCTACTAACTCC GTTCCAGAGAAGACATTTAGTGGTCCATCAGTCTTACGAAGGAAAAAAATGCAGGCAAGTGGTATTCAACCACCAATGCCACGCCCCCATAGTGCAGATTTTCTAGAGTATGAATCTAAAAATGAGGCATTTTATAAAGTAACGCCAGCTTGTAATACGCTTGAGCCATCCAAACAACCACCACGTCCAAAATCTAGTCTCGATATTAACTCCTATTATGATCCAAGTTCAGATAAATATTATTCCGAAGAGAGTTATGCACAAAAAATGCGACAATCAGCACAATATTTGCAACAACAAGGTCTAAGGccaaaaaacatacaaataccTTTAGAAAAATATGCAAGTGGTCTTGCTGAGAAACAATTACATTCACCCTATACTCCACCCCATAACAATAACTATGAAACTGAATTCAGTAACAATAGGATTATTCGTGATAATGTTAGTTATAATTCGAAATATAGTGACATTGAAGGATTGCATTCTAATTGGACGTTAAAGGAAAAAGATTTAGAAAAtcaaaaagattatttaaacaGAAGTGGTAGCGTAATGAGCGATGGTTCACATATCAGTGCGTATGTGAAGGACGCTGGTAAATTTGATCCAGGGATTGAAGGATTTATGAGATCGGCTAGTGCAAGGCTGCCATCATCTGTAGAACGAGAAGGAGAAAAGAAAGTACAGcag CGCGAAGAGTCTATGAAAAGGTTGCTTGAGTGGAAGCAGAGAATGCTTCAGTCTCCACTAACTAGGAAGAGTACTCCAGCTGCTATTTCTCTAACTAGGTCTTTGAACCAAAGCCGCCAGTCATTGAGATCTGATCAGTATAAACCTAAAACGTATAAAAATGCTTCCTATAACAGCTATTCTTCGGACGATGAAg AAGAGACACCGGGCACTGATCTGCAAAATACGAGTGATAAGCAGGCAGGAAGGTCCCATAAAGTAAATAACGCAAGTCCATCCTTTACGCGACTGATCTCTCCGCACGCGCTTAGCTCTCCTTCACTTGCAGAACATAATCCCACTAAAGATACTGAAATCTCGAAAAGCACAGAAAATgtgtatgaaaatatattttgtgccATTTCAATCCCTAATGTAGTAAACGACATTATTGACAATAGCACATACGATAAAAATATAAGCTGCGTTTTTTCTAGTCAAAGTTCAAAGGTAGTTGAAAATCAAGATGGATTATCGAATGAAATAGAGGAAGATGGTTATGAAACACAGAATAGTGAAGCAGAATCTGAAACTCAAATTGAATATACTGATAATGATTTAGATGAAGTGTTATTAGCCTCAGATAATGAAATTGAGAACCAAGGAGGGAGCAATGAAGGCAAATTAAAcatggaaaatataaaaatggatGAAATAGAAACAGACATGCCACTAGAAGCGCTTTCAGTCCGCACTTTaggtgaagatcattatttaCCTATGAGCCCGCGAAAAATGTCAGCAATTGAGCCTGCTCATAAAACAATATTAGAGAATTTAAGCGTCTTTGATCATACAATGCCTGTAACTTACGAAGATAATCCTTATGTGGAAATGAATTTGGGGATTGAAGAAGATGACATGCAGACATATGAAATTGTTTGTGTAAATAATGGTAAAGCGGAACCTGTTTATATGGAATTAAACCATGTTATGTCGGAAGAAACAACCCCTGAGGATAAAAAGGTTGATTGTATAGATACAGCATCAAATTTTGCAGATACTAAAGAACAAACCTTGAAGAGAATATCCAAGGCAGATAAAAATACTAAGGAAAAAGCAGAAAAATCTGATCTTGAAGATGAGAATTCTAAAGATGTATCACTTGATACACCCTTTTCTAGATTTAGTATTTCAGACAATTTTCGACCTGCATCATATTATCTCAGTGGTAGTAGAACTATTTTAGATAGACAAGATAGTTCTGACAGTGATATTCTCCCTCCGCCGCCTATTCCAACTTCACCACCACCATTTGACAACAATATATTAGATGAAGAACTCtcgaaatatattttagacAAACTAGACAAATCTGATTTGGCCCAAGATAATTCcataattaaaatgttgactagTGAAAatcaaaatctaaataaaatgaaaagaaagACAACGTCTTTAATGATATACGGAAGTCGTACTTCAATTCATGATACACTTACCCGGGGTGAAAAAGTTCGCAGCAGTAGAGCAAGCTTGACacaagaaagaaataaagtcaATGATACACCAAATAGTGTGCTTAATACCTCTATTATAGAGCAAAATGTAATACACTGCAATGAAACAGATTCTTTGAGAAGTTATAATGCTGATAAAGGCTCATCTAGGTTATCAGTAGAGTCCGATACTAGTAGTAGATTTGAAATGGCTCCTTCAAACATTTCTTCTGAAATTACAAGTTTGGTAGGATCTGACTCAATGGTTGAGTTAAGACACCCATATGAAGCTTACAGTTTTGAAACTGTTATGAAACGCAGACCTCTTTCTGATGATTCAATATTTGAGCTGACGGAATCCGAAAATGTGGATCCACATACAAACTCTTATAACTCTAACTTTGAAGAATATTtagaaactttggaaacatcaAGAGCTGAAGTTAATATTAAGAACAATAATACGAATACTTCTATTTTACCAGCAGCTACAAGCAgtccttttataaataaaaataattctttggAACATATTCAAAATAGACATATGCGTTCTTCAAGCAACTCTGATAACCAAAATGTGATAATGCATTCGGACGAAGATAGAAATAATAcagtaaatacatttaaatataataatcatgcTTTTGATTACTTAGGATCACAAAGTTCTTGCAGTTCAACTGGATTGCCAACATCACCGTTATCATTTTACAGTAAGAGTTTTAACAGAGatacattaaaaaagaaaaacttgaaTAGTGATATCATGGCcgataaaattaaagaatttgAAAGCGAAAAACAAAATTTCAGGCATAGCATTGAAACACCAGTATCTTCTACAACAACTGGGTTTCACAGTAGGGAAAGTTCAGCTGAGCATAGTGCACCTTATTATTATTCAGATCTTTCCTCACAAGAACATATTAATGTTCTGCCTTTGTCacattatttgaaaaataccAATATTCACCGTAAATTGAATAATCAACGTCGAAGGGGACCAATGCACAGAAAGAATGAAATTTCACACATTCATAATCCTATACGTGATAATGATGTTTTAATATCAAGTCAACCTTTCGATTTAGCTACTTCATCTAGAAGCGTTTCAGTTGAATTCTTAAGTGTTGTTGAAAAAACCCCAGATattgacttaaaaaatatatacgaatCTACGAATATCAAAACATCTAAAATACCAGAATCGATGAATTTGATATCTAGCCTTGGGTGTAAAAAGagcccaaaaaataaaaattgtgatCAAAGCACTTTCTTGGAAGGGAATAATTTAAGTCATAATGGAATACATGGTAGCCCTTCACTTAAAGTTTCTTCCGGCAGTATGTCGTCCCATTGTAGTGGAAATTCATCAAATACCGTGTATTATGACGCCGAAACAGAAACTAGTGCTTATGAGAATGTTTTGTACCAAGGGGAGAAACATTGGGATGAAGACATTTTGTGGAGAGATAATTTAAGACGAGTTTCACATAGACATGCTCGTTCTATGGACGATTTAGACACTATGCCTGTTGAACGTACAATAGCGAATGGATCGTTTGGAAATGCATCTGCTTTGAACAGTATAAAGcgcgttaaaaaaaatatccacgaGAGAAGTATAAAAAGCGTGACTTATGTTAATTGTGATATTCAAGGGCAAATTCAAAGAAACCAAGACTGCAACacccttaaaaaaataaaacaagggcttaatgaagaaaaaaatgaaaatgatgtTTATGTCAGTCTTGTACAAGAATCAGAAATAGTTAACGAGCAATGTGATGAAGGAGCTTACGAACAATTAACTTTGGGTTCTCCAGAAAATTTACTTGCGGTACAAGACTTAGCATGTAATTCTCAAATAAATCAGGTGACGAATAGACGAAAGTTTGAAATAGATAGGGAGAATCTACGGCAGTGGGATTTAATGTCCAGTGGTTTAATGAAAAGTGAGGTAAGGCGTGTGCGGAGTGTAGTTGCAGGATTGGGCACAAGTGCACCTCTGTGTAACATGGAGGCAGACAGTGCAAGCAATGAAGGTATCCTATAA